The genomic window GTGTCTTTTATGATGTTCTGGGCACAGGATCTGTGTAGGTCTTCCAGTGCGGGGAGAGGGCAGCCAACAATGCTGTGTATGACCCTATATTTCACTTTCAAGTCCACAATTCCCTCTATAGCCCTCAAAATGTCTTGCTGTTGTTGGTGgttaagatttacatttagttgttGGACAACTACAGCTGGGAACTGTTCTTCTATGTCAGTTGGAAAGTTGTTGATGCCATGTTGTGCCAGAAGGGCCTCTAAACTGTCCTCCCTATATGGGTCATCACCAAATACGTTGTTGATGGGAGTGCTGTCTGCCTCTATGTTGGTCAGCATGCCCTCTGTCCAGATCTGTGAGGGTGTTCGGTTGTTTTCTGTCCTTAGACTGTGCTGATTCCAGGCCTCTCTAAACATGTTCAACCTACGTTGAATTTCTGGTAGATAGGTCAGGTGTAGTGATAACTTGTGGATGTCATTTTCTGGATCTAGTATGGCAGCATCCTCTAGGCTGTAGAATTCATTGTAGAAGTAGTGTAGAACTTGCAGGAACACGTCTCTCCAGAGGCGCTCTATCCTCTGGTTGTGAACAGATTCCCCTGTTATGTGACTACTGCGCTCTACACCCTGGACAATATTCATGAACAATGCTACTTGTGTGTTCTCCCCACCATGATCAGAGCGAACTCTGGATGGGAGTCCATACAGGCATGTTGCCTTCAAGAACTGTGTAAGTACAGTGACAGCTTTGTTGTTTGTATTACAGTTTAGGTATGTTACTAGGCGTGAGTATCCATCTATGGCTCCATGAACAACTAAGCCCCACCTGTAAAGGAAAAACTATTGGTCAACAAAATTAGTACTTCTCAGTTATATACAATACATCTTTAATGGTGCCATTTGTAGAATATGAGAAGAAACAAACTAGTTTCTCTTTCCAGCTGACCATCTTAAATGCTGAATTTCTGATAATCAGGGAATACATGTTCTACAGCTTTTGGAAGCTGGTTACTGAAGAAGAAAGTAGTTTGCTTGGTACAACAGTGCATATTTAATTGTCAAATACAACTGAATACCTGATGAGACGCATGTTTCCATCCATATGCCACAGACTGTTGGGATATGGCACATGGTATGTTCTTCTTGCCACGGTAGCACTCCATCTTCGCGCAGCAGCCGCTGGGTCAATATAAGTCAgcatcgctctcactctctgtcgtgTTACAAAGAATCCTTCTGCTCGCAGCAATGCCCTCATCATCTGAAACCACAGGCAATTTACACCtttggtaaaacatttttttactaAATTGACGTGTTTTGATAGAAAATTGAATCTTCATTCCCCAAGGTGGCATTAAATATATCAGAAATAATAGTCAAACATAATTAATTATGAATGAGCTAAAAGGAAAATGTCTCTGCAGTTGTATTTACATTAGTAATCATGAATCAGTCATTTACAACAGTGATAGATATTTGCAACATTGGTAAGGTATTGGATATCTATTTTAATCAATTTAATGTCACCTTAGTGAAACTCTATCTAAAACATTAATAACCCTAGGTGTTCTTAAACATTTGAGCGGTAGTGCATGAACACTATTATACGTCTATTTATGCTAACAAAAAGGCCAACAAACTTTCAGAATGAAAACGTGTAGGCTAGCCTACATCACACGGGCCAGGATGCTAGAAAATGTTACAAAAATACTGATTAGTTATAATACACTTATAACAATGTCACCTCATTTCCAGATCTTGGAAACTGTCTGTGAAGTCTTCTTATATGATCTTCAAGTTCCTCATTGGTTAGGGTTCTTGACCTGGAACTCCTAATTGGTAATCCAAGCGCTCTGGTTTTCTGATATAAAAAAGATGCTGAACATTTCAGCAGCTGTCCCATCCGCTTGACTGTGTAGCCTTGACCCACGAGGAACTGTATTTGCTGCCTTGTTATGGCAATTTTAGGTCTCCCTCGCTGGCCTGAGAACATAAGTTAGAGATACAAGTTGGGCAGAGATGGTCAGGAAACGTTAGCAACTAATGTAGCTAATAAAGACAATACTGTAAAGTCAAGGTAGATAACATCGGCCCTCGACAGCTAGCAAGCTATCTTAAGTAATAACCTACAGGGATCTCTAATACAAGGTATATTTGGCTAACCACCATATTACCATTGTACGAGTAATGTTATTCTAAAAGTAAAATCCAAACGTTACCTGAGGGCATACGAGGGGCTGAAAAGGCGTCTTCGCTGTGCTCTCCTGACATCgcatgtgtggtggtgatgagagcTCGGAGTTCTTCAAGGCTAGCAACAAGTTCTTGCATTGTCTCCACCGATAAAATACCGTCCAGTCTTCTTAAATTCACAAGTGATGACTCAATCGGCATCAATCGTGCGTGGCTTATGTTAGCTTGTTGGAAAGCTCTTTCTAATGCTCTgcattttcgtcctatttcttcAATTACACATAGGTGTGCCATTTCTCAAATCGGTTCGTTGATATTTTCTCTGTGGTGCTGTCTTCTGTGAGGTGTGGTCTTCagcagctaatttgcatgttaactagatatcttcagaagctaatttgcatgttaactagatatcttctaaagctaatttgcatgttaactagatatctttaGAAGctcatttgcatgttaactagatatcttctaaagctaatttgcatgttaactagatatcttgttggcaatagttactagtacttattggTTTCGGGATATGtcggaatagttactagtaactaaaaaataggtactagtatctaatgaaaacttactagtaaaacgggaatagatactagtaactattggattagttactagtaactaaagaatagttactagtatctaatgaaagttactagtaaaacgggaatagatactagtaactattggattagttactagtaactaaagaatagttactagtatctaatgaaagttactagtaaaatggGAAtatatactagtaactattggattagttactagtaactaaagaataagtactagtaactttaaaatagtgactagtacgtttgtagaaataaatgttaaaacggcTTGCCATAAGCATCTCAGTTCATCAACTAGCCTTACAATGCCTTCTGCATTACAGTAGTGCATAGTGCCATGCCTAGTACAATGCAGCAGACAGAACATATCTGTGCGTCATCAGCTACTCATGAGTGCAGTTTCATGGCACCAACATGGCAAACAAGAATATATGACACATAATGAATGAACATAGCGCCCTTCTGTGTAAATTGTAGTACATCCATTTAGCGTAATCGCATCATGCTGTGTTCATATAATTGCTGAAATGATCTGGATTACATACTAGTTCTACTAAGAGTTGCCTTTATGGACTCCCATAACGGCAAAGGACATAGGGTTGGATCCGCAAGTTTGATTTTTGGAAATGCTGGAAGAATTAACATGCTGCTTTTGTTTGTACTGATACCATTGGTTATTATGTAAGGAAAACAGAAGCTGAAAAGTGATATTTTTACTCTGCAAAACTGTACTTAATAAAATGAAATAGAACTTGTATGGCTCTTGTTCAAGAAAACAAATCAAGGATACTGATAAAAAAATACGTTTTGCTGACATAATGAAACAATTAGGAAGTGTGTTGTCAAACTCATTTCCTGAAGAGATCAGCAGAAGTACAAAACAAACCAATGGATTCATCTCGATTGAGAATGGCTTGCATTTACTGACTGCCTAAACATGTGTATAATTTTTAAGCAAACAAGATTCCATACACGCATTCACACTAGTTTCTTCATTGTGTTTTAGCAAGCCTTAACATAGCCATTCATATATTCTTCATGACAGTCTCTCAGGAAGTTCATTTGCTGTATTTTGGTGGTGACACTGAACTGCTTTTAGCTCAACACCATCTCCATGGACTGAGGAGGAATCAGTACTGTTGGTCACCTCCAGAGTATACTCAGTACTAGTTTTATATCTCCCCACACACATTTTGGCAAAACACCTCCAAACCTTCCTGTTAACATATCCATACACAATAGGGTTGATAAAACTATGACTGAAAGCAATGCATTCGGTGATCTGAATGGCAAATTCCAGGTTAAGGTTGGAGGTACAGCTCCATGCTTGCCAGATCTGCACAGAATACAGAAACAAGACACAGTTGTATGGAAACCAAAGTACAAAGAATACTACCACAACCACCAGAAGTTTGTGAGCACTTGATTTCCCCCGCGGTGCGAGCTTGGTCATGGCACAGCAGACTCGCAAGTAGAAGAACAGAAGGATTGAAAAGGGTACGAGAAAGCCAAAGATGTTCAGATGAAACTTTTTAAAGATCATCCAAGTAGATGGGTGGTGGTCTTCTCCAAAATGGTAGGTGCAAAGTTTCTGTCCATTGCTGTTGACCTCTTCGACAAAGGTCCAAGATGGTACTGCAGCCAATGAAGATAATATCCAAATCACAGAGCAAACTATTGGAAGTCTTACTGGTGATGAGTAGGTCCTCCCTGACAAGTTCCATTTCACACCTAAATATATCTCCAGACCTAAACAAATACTAAAAAGTATACTGCTATACATAGTAGTAGTGTGAATAGCTGTGACGGTCTTACAGACAATGTTGCCAAACATCCATTCACTGTGAGCATAAATAGCATAAAACGGCAATGTGATTGTAAACAAAATACTGGAGATGGCAATACTCATAGGTAATATATTTTGCAGAAGTTTTGATTTGACCGAAGAGAAAATAAAAAGCGCATTTACGATAATGCTGAGCAAGCAAATAATGCTTTCAGTAAGGACTAGAAAATTCCGGCCAAATGCTTCGCCCTGAGTATTTTCACATGGCCAAAAACCATTCATATAGTCATAATAATAGCTGTAATCATAGTCAACATCAAAGTAAGTGTCATTAATTGAGGACGAAGTTTCCATAATTTCCATGGTTGTTTTGCCTTAGGAGAaacatgaaattattttcaaaatcaaacactgtatgcaagtataaataaaatgtttttaaaatacgtaaaatatttAGCCTACCTGATAGCATATCTAAGTGTCACAATTTGACAACAGAACATCTTCTGATTGGTACAGAACGGCACAGCAATGGGCAGACTCCAGAGTGAAGGAAGTCTGAAATGCTACGGTAACTTCCTATCTTCCAAATATATCTTCCACTACACCAGTCTATTCTGCTTCCTCTGTTCATGTTAACTCTTTGGGCTACTACTGATTACCATAAATGgaaaaacatttgtgtaaaTAAGCAAACATCTAGAACCTTTCATAGGCTACTGTAAGATAAAACTCCCGGTTAGGGTTGCAAAAGATTGGAAaattaacaacatatttacagtCATTTTCATGGGTCTCAGGAGATAGAgccccagagagagggaaggaattgATCCGAGGATTGATTTCTTTCAGATGCAATCTTCTCTCTAACTCATCTCATGACAGACAacaatgtgtatgtgttgtgtgcgtttgtgttttcatgtgtgtgtgtgtttgagtgaatgTGTTTTCTTACCTGAAAGGTAGTACTCCCAGAGATGGCTGTCGCAAACTCATGGCAGAGGGGAAACATAAGTCTGGtggacaccccccacacacacacacggacacacaaacacacacacacacacacacacctctacgcAGAAGACGGCTGAGTGGGACAGGTCAGACAGTACTTAACAGGTGGGCTGAGGTTTCCATCTTGTGGTAATGCAAGGAACTGCATCCCTGGCGTCAGGACATCCTAACATGGGCTGCTTACTTCCTGTGTTTGAGTTCTTACTAGGGGTGGGGGATTGTTTTTTAAATTTtctgtaagcatatattgaatccaAATTTGATTAAAAATTGAAAAACccgtgaggtaccaaaatattcccacccctaatagaCGGTAAGCTGTACATATCTGTTTTAACTGTGTTGCAGAAAAAAATTGTGGTGTAGTGGGTTGAGAACAAGGGCCTAAACCACAAcaacctgggttcaaatccaacACAGAGTGTAGTACCAAACACTTCCGTGGGCCCAGATCCCTGTAACTGCAGCACACTCCCGGGTTGGGGTGTCAGAAAACCAGAAGAAAGCAGGGTTCCCCTGTTAGCTCACTGGGTTAGTGTGCATGCTCTAAAATCTGgggcagtacatttacatttacatttattcatttagcagacgcttttatccaaagcgacttccaagagagagctttacaaagtgcataggtcactgatcataacaacaagatagccaaaaaacatcgcgagttgccaaaacatgaagcacacattgtgaacaaccaaagtaagtgccaaagggaagaaccataagagcatgtagttaaacaagtcacaaccaaacaacatgaacagctataagtgcaagtgtacctgtggaaaaaaaagcaagcaacagtaataaaacaatatatcacagcgagaaccaaaaatttaaatcagttaccactaaccacaagagcaacaagtctctaagcaagagtcattgtgatccttgaggaaactaacatcgggtcaagcgaaccgttcctaagtaccgttgtactcccggaacaagtgcgtcttgagccttttcttgaaggtggagagacagtcagtgtctctgatggaggtggggagttgattccaccactggggggccagacaggagaagagcttgtgttgggaccgggcggtcttgagcggtgggaccaccaggcggttgtctgaagaagaccgtaggtggcgggtgggggtgtaaggctgcaggagagacttgatgtagacgggtgcagtcccgttcactgctcggaaggtcaataccagggtcttgaatctgatacgggccatgataggtagccagtggagagagatgaggagcggggtaacatgggagcgtctgggtagattgtagaccaggcgggccgccgcgttctgaatcctctgaagagggcgggttgcacatgctgggagaccagcgagcagagagttgcaatagtccaacttggagaggacgagtgcttggactagcagctgggtggagtgctcagacaggtatctcctgatcttccggatgttgtagagggtgaatctacacgaccgggagaccgcagcaatgtgggccgtgagggagagctcgtcgtccatggtaaccccaaggttcctggcagaggatgaaggggtcaccgtcgcagatcccagggtgattgagagatcgtgtgagatggagggtttagccgggatgatgagaagttctgttttggcgaggttcagctggaggtggtgctcggtcatccaggcggagatgtctgtgaggcaggcctcaatcctagctgagatccccggatcggtcggggggaacgacaggtacagctgcgtgtcgtcagcgtagcagtggtaggagaagccatgggaggtgatgattggtccaagtgaggtggtgtacagagagaagaggaggggtccaaggacggagccctgtgggacaccagtggagagctggcgagggcccgacagtttgcctccccaggaaacctggtaggatcttcccgacaggtaggatgagatccactggagtgcagtgccagtgatgcccatctcagaaagtctggcgagcaggatctggtggttaaccgtatcaaacgctgcagaaaggtccagcagaatgataacggatgacctggaagccgctctggcagactggagggcagtggtgactgaaaggagggcagtctctgtggagtggccagtcttgaagcccgattggttggggtcaagcaggttgttctgagagagaaagttagaaagttggttagatacagcacgttcaattgtttttgaaaggaagggtaacagtgataccggtctgtagttctggagaacggcagggttaagggagggtttcagTACCGCAACAGCCTGGCTTCAAACCAGCCTTCACCCTTTTCTgtatgtcttcctccctctccattcttttcctgtcacacttcaattAACTGTCTAATACAGCATGTCAGACACAATCCACAACTCAATTAACTGAGGGAAACAACCACACAACAACTGTGTCTAGTCTCCTACAAGATGTTGTAGgaaaggttttcaaaactgtctttggtgaaatggttcaagcaaatgaataattgagtgtcgaacttcacagggatcttctcatagacaaacatcagccatgcccgtcgagtgtttgcttccttgggaagactatgaaaagtgtcagcattccctgtacagtttggaacactgcatttaccaccatggtccattttcaatatccttgaaaaacttccaaactttcttctttgtaattcccgtagaagtacacagagcataacaaaaaaaaaatgtaatattGAATCAAAATttgaatcgtgaccccaagaatcgaatcgtgaggtaccaaaagattcccatcCCTAGTTCTTACCCTACTAAACTCAAGACACCAGCATGGTCTCATCCTGGACAGCTGACTAACCACActgtgacaacacacacacacacacaggtagaaatGTGCATGTATCCTAGCAGTGGGCTGAAAGGCTTCATTCCTAACAGTGTGTGAGTCCTGGGTTGAGAAGGGCTCCCAGCCTGGCTGCACCTCCTGGCCTTAGTGGCATCGCTGGCCACCAGGATGCCCCAACTGTCCTCaagtattgtatactgttacTGTAAAATAATAATGACTCAAGTAGAAGTTAAAGTAAAGTAATCCAAATAATTACTTGAGTAAATGTGAGTGTATATCTAGTGAAAAGACTACTCAAGTATTGAGTTACTTCAGACAATATGATTCATCATTGAAcaccattaacccttgtgctgccttcgagtcacatgacccaaaggttcataacgaaccatcgttgtgtttacccaattttacccaatacaaaaacaaaaacattatttaacctttgcaatgtggggggtctgagacagcctaacGGTtacaagaaaatgcttcactttgtttttgcatgcggtaaagttgtcgcaatacaacggtgggtcacaatgactgatgggtcagaatgacccgaagataacacaagggttaacatgaAGATGGAAAACATATGCATGTCTCAAATGTCGTTAGTGTGGCACTCCTACATTTGTTTTGGAGCTTCTAGAGGAGTCCTGCTTAGACACTCATAACAACTCCAAGGTAATTAAAACCTTTATATCATCTAAATCACGGCTTTGACAGTCTGTCAGAGAAAAGGGTATTCATCGGGTAAAATGGGGTAATTAGTCCCCCCTAAGAACAATGTCTTACTAGTACTGACACAAAAAAACGAAATGTTTGGGGAAACGAGGGTATGTGGATGATGATTGTTAAGGCAAATAAACTGTAAGGTAATGAACTGGCtacaaattatatatatttagctATTTCATGAaatgttttatgtattttttttgtttgaacTGGGGTAACATGGCCCCCCAAAGGGGTAACTGGCCAAGGGGGGGTAGTTACTCCATTAAGGGTTCACAAGTGTAGATTTTAAAGGGGTCCAGTGGGCAACTTGCTAACACACTATTCAAATTACTTCAGTTTCTTACTAATACTAGCTAACGTGGCAAACGTTAGTAAACACTAAATAAATAGGCAAACTATAATTATACCTAGCCCTGTAACAGGACCTCAGGGTTGTTCTGACTCTTCCGAATCACCCGCCGTTGTTTCAGCCACTCATCCTTCTGTGAGCTGCGACTGGCTTTGTTTGGTTGGGGAAACGAAGTcatgtgaggctgtgacagGGCCAGAGCAACGACTTTGGCTGTCGTCTGGGGGAGCCTGCAAGCCTGGAGCATTGACAGTTACGGCCCTGCAGGCTCttcttctattctctctctctctgagagaaTGAATTAAACAATACGTGATtatatttttaaaaaaatgGGTATGGCATATAGGCCTATAGGCCTACAAATAAAAGTAACGAGCGGACTGTAGCCAATAACGGAGTAAAATCAACAGATTGTCTtcacaaatgtaggctactagagTAAAAgtaaaatgttgcattaaaaCTACTTTTACAAGTACAATTTATTCGAAAAGTTAACGGGTAAATATAACGCGTTACTACCCAACTCCGGATTTAGAACCACGTAGGACTTTTGACAAATGGGATAGATAGACCGCCAGGAATCAGCTGAGGGGAAGACCAACAAATGCTTTTTGCCTAAAAGCCTGAAACTGGAAATGTTTTGTGGGGGAGGTCAGGTGGGCCAGTGTTGCtgaccccccatacacacacacacactatgtataTGACTTGCTCCCAGCTTCTTAAATTGAATTATGAACACACCAAAAAAGAATAACAAACAAATGGCTTCTAATCAGGGTCCACTTTATTTTAACTTCAAATTGAATCAAGAAAGTGCAAAGCAAGGGTTTGTTACAATGCAAAGGTACAGCCAAGTGCATTCATGACTACATTGCGTTAGCCTAGTAGTGCTGGTTGTCTTTGCTTTAGCTAGTCTGCCTCCAGCGACTGGTCCGTGCAGTATGGGTGTAGGAAGGTCCGTCAACACTGACTGCTCAGCCAAAAGTGGAGTTGTTCCATGCAACGTTTGCTCCTTCCATGTCAAAGAAGTTCACATAGATCCTGGAACAGAAGCAGGATACGGGCCATTTAGCATGTCTCTGTACTAACCATGTTTAGCACTGGGATGAAACGGCCAGCTCAGTGAGTGCTGCGTGTTGCTTGTGTGTACGCTCACTGTTCAAGCAGTCATGTGAGTGTAGGCCTTTTGTGTACGTGCAACTTCGCATGTGTCTGTGGTACCTGTCTGGGGAAATGCTCAGGTGTTTGTTTAGTAGGCCACACAGTAATTTGGAGTACTGTTTGTTCTGAGCTCCATTGATCTTCCCGATGCTGTGCAGCGAACAAAGAGCGCAAGGGTCACCCTTTCCCCCGAACATCATCATCTGGTCGGGGACGATGTGCACAGCAATGTActgaagaaacagacagacacacacacacacacacacacacacacacacagtttatgtatatatatatatatatgaatgtgcGCACTGCGCAGCCGTGACTGGTTCGATTTCACAAATACACAACGTTGTTGAACAATCATCCCAGCGTCCTAGTTAACAGATCAGACCGATTTGCGCATGCTCGACGTTCAATAAGCAGTATCCCTCGAGGATACGTAGTCTATGTAGTGCTGGAAAGGGTCTCAAAACTGACCTGTGCAGGTTTGCCCATAGCTTTAGCCAATTCTTCTGTGGCCTCCGACAATAGTGCAGGTGGAACATCACTCTTGGCCACATTAGTATTCACCAAAAACATCGGCATGATTTCTTCTTTCAAGTGATTTCTTTCTACCTCACAGAAAGCCTATAATAACGAGTGCCGACAGTGCGTGCTTCTCACAGGGCTTCTCATGCAAAAAAGTATTTCTTCTTCGGGAGAGTGCTTGATGCGATGACCGACACGTAGGCTACTGCGCCCCCAAGCATTCTGGAGGATGAATCCAATTTTGGAAAATAAAACATGTAAGTTAACTACAAGGCAAAAATCCCGTTATTTGTgctagtttttttgttttttttgtttttgtatacgGATTCGAATAACATGAACGTTTTAG from Osmerus mordax isolate fOsmMor3 chromosome 12, fOsmMor3.pri, whole genome shotgun sequence includes these protein-coding regions:
- the LOC136954255 gene encoding atypical chemokine receptor 2, with protein sequence METSSSINDTYFDVDYDYSYYYDYMNGFWPCENTQGEAFGRNFLVLTESIICLLSIIVNALFIFSSVKSKLLQNILPMSIAISSILFTITLPFYAIYAHSEWMFGNIVCKTVTAIHTTTMYSSILFSICLGLEIYLGVKWNLSGRTYSSPVRLPIVCSVIWILSSLAAVPSWTFVEEVNSNGQKLCTYHFGEDHHPSTWMIFKKFHLNIFGFLVPFSILLFFYLRVCCAMTKLAPRGKSSAHKLLVVVVVFFVLWFPYNCVLFLYSVQIWQAWSCTSNLNLEFAIQITECIAFSHSFINPIVYGYVNRKVWRCFAKMCVGRYKTSTEYTLEVTNSTDSSSVHGDGVELKAVQCHHQNTANELPERLS
- the mif gene encoding macrophage migration inhibitory factor, with amino-acid sequence MPMFLVNTNVAKSDVPPALLSEATEELAKAMGKPAQYIAVHIVPDQMMMFGGKGDPCALCSLHSIGKINGAQNKQYSKLLCGLLNKHLSISPDRIYVNFFDMEGANVAWNNSTFG